The following is a genomic window from Hymenobacter sp. APR13.
GCACCACCAACCACTTCCCCCTGCAGCCCTCAAGCCATTCAATAGGCGTTTTTCTCGCCTCGCACCATGTTCCAGACAGTCTGCCCGATAATTTTCATATCCATCCCGAACGACCAGTTTTCCACGTACTTCAGGTCGTATTCCACCCGTTTTTCCATGGTACCAGCCTCGCGGGTTTCGCCGCGGTAGCCGTTTACCTGCGCGTAGCCGGTGATGCCTGGCGTAACGGCGTGGCGCATGTGGTAGGTGCGGATATGCTTGCTGTACTCTTCCAGCTGCGACACCATATTGGGCCGCGGCCCTACCACCGACATATGCCCCAGCAGCACGTTGAAAAACTGCGGCAGCTCATCCAGATTATACTTGCGCAGATACTGGCCCACCCGCGTTACGCGCACGTCGTGCTTGGTGGCCTGCAGCTCGGGGCGGCCGTGGCTGGCCTGCATGGTGCGCAGCTTGTAGCACGGAAACAGCTGGTTGCGCTTACCCGGGCGCATCTGCCGGAAGAACACCGGCCCCGGCGAGTCCAGCTTGATCAGCAAGGCCAGGATGGGCATGATAACCGGGAAGATGGTGCAGATGACCAGCCCCGAAAACACGATATCAAATACCCGCTTTACTACCTGATTGGTGCGCATGCCCAGCGGCTCGTGCCGGATGGTCAGGATGGGCAGATGGTCGTAGAAATACACGTTGACGTCTTTGCGCATGGTGCCGCGGAAGTCGGGCACGATGCGGAAGGAGAGGAAATTGTCGTCGGCGAAGCGCGAGAGGTCTTCGATGAGATGGCGCCGGTCAAGCGGCAGCGCAAAGTAGATATCGTTGATTTGCTCGCGCAGGCAGTAGGCCTTCAGATCGGCCAGACGGCCGCGCACCAGGCCCTGGAATTCCGCGGGCAGCGCCTCGTCGGAGAAGAAGCCCATGAACTCGTTGCCGATAGGATCGTGCGAGGCCAGAAACCGGTACAGCTCCTGGCCGCTGTCACCGGCTCCGATGATAACGAAGCGGCTGTTGGCCCGCGCAAAATGCCGGTGATACGAGCGGTATAGGAACGTCAGCAGAAACCGGCCCGAAACGACCCCCACCATGGCGAGACTGTACACCGAAAACAGATACTCGACCGGTGGCCAATGCACGCCACCCGCGGCCACCACCAGCAGCACCAAGGCCGCATGCAGCAGAAACGTCCGGATCAGATGCACCAGTTTCTCCGGGTATGTAATCAGCCGGTCAACCCGGTAGATGTTGGCATACTGGCCCGAAAGAATCCACCAGAGCAGCCCGAAGATGATAAAGAAAAACGGGTAGTATCCACTGAAGGACCAGTGGCCCAAGGTGATACGGCCAGCCAGTCGGAAGGCTCCGAAGATCAGGAGCACATCAACTAACAACAGAGTGACGCGTGAGGCGTCTGTGTAGTGTCTGTAGCGTTCCATGGAAACTGCTAAGTAAGAGAGGAGGCGCGGACAACAGGTGGGACGGTGAGCTAGTCTTCAGATCAGTGATAGAACAAATAAACAATATTTATTCTTAAATCAATAATTTATATAACTTTATTTTACAAATAGATAATAATATCTAAGAATGATTCCCGAATTTTCCCAAAACAGGATTTACTGTATCTTTTTCTCTCCTTTCTGCCCTTAACTCGCATTGCAGGCAGACTATAGGCTAAATCAGCCGAGATGCATGCGCCTCCGTCGGCGGCAGGATGGGCTACTTTATACATGTGCCGAGAATCATTCATTTCCATCACGCCCGACGGCTGCTCCGTGAGAATCCTGACCGGAAATGCGGCCGTCGTCAAGCCGTTCAGTAGTGAACTGGCACCAGAAGAACTCAGCCTACATGATGTTGTAGCCGCCACCGATGGCAGTGCCTGTTTACGCTGGGCGTGAGCCCATCTCAAAGCCGCTGGTTTGAATTCGGTAACTTTGCGGCATGTCCAAGCCTGAGAGCCTCCCCGACTTCTACCGGCACCATTTCAAGGATTTAGCCGCGCCACGCCCTTCAGAAAGGGGGCTTGTGAACGTGTTTCGGCTGGAGGACGTGCTGGCCCCCAGCGCCGAGCCGGTGCAGTACAGCCGCCGCGACTTTTACAAAATCACGCTTATCCGGGGCCGCAACGCCTACCACTACGCCGACAAAAGCCTGGAAATAACCGGGCCGACGCTGCTGTTTTTCAACCCGCAGGTGCCCTATACCTGGCAGCCCCTTTCGGACGACACCACCGGGTTTTTCTGCATTTTCCGCGAAGAGTTTTTTCACGGCTGGGGCAACCCGACCCTCATCGAATTGCCGCTGTTTCAGCCGGGCAGTACTCCGGCTTATCCCCTCACGGCCGCGCAGGACGAAGCAGTCAGTGCACTATACGCAAAGATGCTGGCGGAGCTTGATTCCGATTATCCCCTCAAATATGAACTGCTGCGCAACTACGCCTCGGAGCTGATTCACTATGCTCTCAAGCTGCGGCCCTCCGAGGCCCGCTACCAGCACCCCGATGCCAGGTCGCGGCTGGCTGCCGTATTTCTGGAGCTGCTGGAGCGGCAGTTTCCCATTGAGTCGCCAAGCCGCCGGTTTGCTCTGCGCTCGGCTAGCGACTTTGCCCGGGACCTGGCCGTGCACGTCAACCACCTCAACCGCTGCGTGCGCGACACCACCGGCAAAACCACCACCGCCCACATTGCCGAGCGCCTGGCCGCCGAGGCCCGGGCTCTGCTTCGGCACACCGACTGGAACATTGCTGAAGTCGGCTACAGCCTGGGCTTCGATGAGCCGGCCAACTTCAACTACTTTTTCAAGAAGCAGACCGGGCTGGTTCCGTCCGCTTTTCGGCGGGTTTGAATTTCATAAGTATCCGCTTGAATCTCATAAGGACCTGCCGGGATGGTGAGCTGACCTTTGCTGTAGTTACTCGAGTTGCTCGAGCTGACGCGCAAACTCTTACCCCAACCCTCATCTCCGCATGGACACTCACGCAAACAATCCGCAAGTCTGGTTTATTACCGGAGCCTCCAAAGGCTTCGGGCTCGAACTGGTGAAACAACTGCTGGCGCAAGGCAACCAGGTAGCGGCCACCTCCCGCAACGTTGATGAGCTGCGGGCCGCCGTCGGCTCCTACTCTGCTAATTTTCTGCCGCTGGCCGTGGAGCTGACGGCCGAAATCGGCGTAGCCCAAGCCATTGCGGCCACCGTGCAGCAGTTCGGCCGCATAGATGTGGTAGTCAACAATGCCGGCTATGGCCAGCTAGGCAGCTTGGAAGAAGTAACCGACACAGAGGCGCGCGAAAACTTCGATGTCAACGTGTTTGGCACGCTCAACGTCATTCGCCAGGCCATGCCACAGCTGCGCCGGCAGCAGCAGGGTCACATCTTCAACTTCTCCTCCATTGCTGGTATTCAGGGCGGTTTCCCTGGCTGGGGAGTGTACTGCGCCACCAAATTTGCGGTCGAAGGTCTCTCCGAAGCACTGGCTGCGGAGGTCGCCCCGCTCGGGGTAAAAGTGACGGTTGTCGCACCCGGCTACTTCCGCACCAACTTTCTGCAGTCCGGCTCCCTGAAACTGGCCGCCGACAAACTGCCCGCGTACCAGATAGTGCGCGACAACGAAGCGTACCACGACCAAGTGCGGGAAGCCAACTCCCAGCTCGGTGACCCGGCGAAAGGAGCCGCGGCCCTGATTCGGATTGCCGCCGAGCCCAATCCGCCCCTGCACCTGCTGCTGGGCGCTGACGCCTACGGCCTAGCCGAGGCGAAGATCAAGAGCTTGCAGGCAGATATGGCGACCTGGCAAGCCCTGTCGCACGCCACCGCTGCCGAGCCGGTCCACGCATAGCTTTTTCGCAAGGTGGAGAGCATGAAAAAATAGATGGCCGTAGACCTGCCCGGCATGGGCAACGATGACGCCACCCCGGTGGCCGATACCCGGACCGTGGCCCGGTTCCTGAAAGCCTTGTGCGACCAGTTGGGCCTGGGCCCGCTGCACCTGGTGGGACACGGTGTGGGCGCTTGGGTAGCCGTCACGTTTGGCCTTGGTTAAAAGTTTGGTATCAAGGCTAAACGAGTGGGCTGGTTGAGGGCTCTCACTGGAAGGCAAAAAGGGCCTCCACATCGAATCGGAGAGGCTCTTTCAGCACTTCGTCAGGACGGTTGTACTCGCCTTGCAGGTGACGTTCTGTTCGATATGGACCTGATTATCACCTGGCCGTCACCGAGCAAACTGGTGCAGGGACGAATCGGAGGTTTCTCCTTATTTGTTTAACAATACCCCAGGAGCTGGCTCCCAGCATGCGTTTCGGCCACCTGGTGGAGCAAGTAGTATCTGCGGGGGCGTGTGAGGGAGAATAAATACTGGCTGCTTGGTTGCGCAGCGGGTAAATCCCTTCCTTTGGGAGCCGAAAAACCTTCACCCGCCCCGCATGAAAGCCGCCCCGCATGAAAGCCGCCCCGCGCACCATCCAGCAGTTTGAGCTGTCGCCCCTGGCAACCCGGGGCGTGCTGGTTCGGGCCATTGAGGACCCGGCCGAGCGGCAGCCCGAGCACCCGGTGGCCATGCCCCACCGCGACGCGCACTACCTGCTGCTGCTGGCCACCGCGGGCACCTTCACCCTGAGCCTGGACTTCGAGGCCTTCCCCGGCACCGGACCCGCGCTGGCCGTGGTTTTTCCGGGTCAGGTGCACGAGTTTCGCGCGCAGCCGGGCCTGCGGGGCTGGATGCTCAGCTTCGACCCCACGCTGCTGGAGGCCGACCTGCAGCAGGCATTGGAGGAGGGCCTGCGCGGCCCGAGGCAACTTGAGCGGGATTCGGCGTTCTATGCCCAGGCTACGGCCCTGCTGGCATTGCTGACCAGTGTGCAACAGACCGAGGCAGCCAATGCCCACGCGGCCCGGGCAGTGCAGGCGTTGCTGGCGGCCCTGCTGAGCCTGCTGGCCGGGCTGGTGCAGCCCGCCGAGCCTGCCCGCCCCGGCCGCCAGCCCCGCGGACCCTGGCTGGCGCGCGCCTTCCGGCAGCTGCTCCGGCAGCATTACCAGCACTGGAAGCAGCCCGCCCGCTACGCCGCGGAGCTGGCCGTTTCGGTGGCTCACCTCAACGATACGGTGAAGGAGCAAACGGGCGTGTCCGTATCCGGCCACATCCAGCAGCAGTCCATCCTGGAGGCCAAGCGGCTGCTGTGCTTCACGGATAGCAGCATCAAGGAAGTGGGCTACGCGGCCGGCTACGAGGAGCCGGTATACTTCAGCCGCCTGTTCCGCAAGGTAGCCGGCTGCACCCCGCTGGCGTTTCGCCAAAAATTCCGCGAATAGGACTATCCTTCCCGCCAGGCGGCCTACTCCCGCCGCCACCGCTCCGGCTTCCTTTGTATGGTCAATCCGAAGCCCGCTGGCCGGCAGGCTGCCGTCCTTTCCGGGGTCGGCCGGCGGGCTTCCTTTTCCTCGTGTTCCATGTCATCACCTCTCAATGTAACGGCCGTGCTCACGGCTGTCAGACAAGCCGGCGACCTGTTTGTGCAAGGCTACAAACAGACGCCCATTCCGCAGGACTACGCGACCCTGCTCTCCCACCTGCAGCAGCAGAACGACCAGGCCCTGGCCTCGCTGCAGCAGCAGCTGGCCGCCGATTTTCCGGACACACCCTGGCTGGAAGGCGACGAGTTTGACAGCCAGGGGCAGAAACAGCCCCTCGACCAGCCCGAGTACTGGCTGTACGACGCCCTCGACGGGGCCGTGCAGTACCTGCAGCACCTGCCCGGCTGGACCCTGAACGTGGCGCTGGTACGCCAGGGCCGGCCGCAGCTGGCCGTTATCTACGCCCCGCTCGAGCGGGAGCTGTTCTGGGCGCAGGAAGGCGGCGGCGCGTTTCTGAACGGGGTGCCCCTGCACCCCAGCACCAAAACCGACCCGCGCCACATGGTGGCCGTGGTGAACTATGGCCACCAGGACGAGGCCTACCCCACGCCCGACCTGAACCGGAAAACCGGGGCCGCCGTCACCCGGCTGCTCGATACGTTTGGGGTGGTGCGCAACTACGGCCCCCACGGCCTGCAGCTGGCCCAGGTGGGGGCCGGTCGGCTCGACCTGTTTTACCAGGAAGGCCTCGATACCTACAACTGGCTGGCGGGCGTGCTGATTGCCCGCGAGGCCGGGGCCACCGTGCTGAACCTGGCCGGCCAGCCCTGGCAGTGGGGCGATGCGGGCCTGCTGGTAGCCGCCCCAAGCGCGGCCGAACGGTTCCTGGCCCCCCGTTAGGCCCCGGGCCGGCGGGATAAGTCATCCTTTTACTTCATCCAGAGGGCGGCTCCAGGCCGCCCCCTACGTTGCTTCTCTCATGCAGATTACCATTCTCGGGGCCACGGCCGGCGTCGGGCTGCAGGCCGTGCAGCAGGCCCTGGCCGGCGGCCACACCGTGACGGCGCTGGCCCGCACCACCGCCTCCCTTCCCGACCATCCCCGGCTGCGCAAGCTCAACGGCAGCGCCACGGTAGTGGCCGACGTGCGGCAGGCCATTGCCGGGGCCGATGCCGTACTCATCACCATCGGCACGAAAAACAAAAAAGCCACCACGCTCTACAGCGACGCGGCACGGGCCCTGCTGGCAGCCACAGCCGACACCCACTTCACGGCCCCCGTGCTGGCCATCACGGGCTTCGGCATTGGCCCCAGCGCCCCGTACCTGAACTGGCTGATGCGCCTGGTGGTGAAGGGGCTGTTGCGGAAGCAGTCCGCCGACAAGGAAATCATGGAGCAACTACTGGCCCATAGCGCGCTGAACTGGGAAATTGTGCAGCCCGGCATTCTGTCCGACGGCCCGCCGACCCACAGCTACCGGGTCCTCACCGACCTGCACCCCGGCATGAAGGTGGGCAAAATAGCGCGCGCCGACGTGGCCCACTTCCTGCTGCAGGAAGCCGCGCGGCCCCGGCGGCTGCGTCAGCGCACGGTGCTCACCAGTTAAGCGGCGCGCAGCGCGTGCCAGCTATTCAGGCCGGCCGGCGCCCGCAGGCGGCTTGGTGCCGCTGCGGGCACGTCCGGACTGGGAGGTAAGGCTCAAGTCAGGAGTCAAATTCTCCAAACCGTAAACGGGCTACAACTTCCCCGCTTTGGACTACAAAACCCGGACGGTGAGGGCGGAATTTTGCCTTCGTAAAACTTCGCGACGCTTCTCATGAACAAAGTATGGTTGATTACCGGTGCCAACCGCGGCATCGGGGCTGAAATTGCCCGGGCGGCCCTCGCCGCCGGCGACTACGTGGTAGCCGCCAGCCGCCACCCAGAAACCGCCGCCGACACGTTCGGCCACCACCCTCACCTCACCGCCCTGCACCTGGACGTGACCCGCGAGGCCGACGCCGCGCGCGCCGTGCAGCAGGTCATCGACCAGCACGGCCGGCTCGATGTGGTGGTGAACAACGCCGGCTACCCCCTGCTCGGGGCCCTGGAAACCACCACCGATGCCGAGGTGCGCCGCCAGTTCGATACCAACGTGTTCGGGCTGCTGCACGTGACGCGGGCGGTGCTGCCGCAACTGCGCAAGCAGCGGGCCGGGCATATTATTAACATCTCCTCCATGCAGGGCGTCATCGGGGCCCCGGCCTCGTCGAGCTACAGCGCGTCCAAGTTTGCCGTGGAGGGCCTGAGTGAGTCGCTGCAGCAGGAAGTGGCGCCGCTGGGTATCAAGGTCACGCTGGTGGAGCCGGGCACCTTCCGCACGGAGCTGCTCAGCGACAAGTCGCTGCACAAGGCGCAGGATGTCTTGCCCGACTACGCCCCGACCGTGGGCCAGACGCTCAGCTACGTGGACCAGCTCAGCGGCCAGCAGCCCGGCGACCCGCAGCGGCTGGCCGCCGCCATCGTCCAACTCACCAACGAGGCGGAACCGCCGCTGCGCCTGCTGGCCGGCTCGGATGCCGTACAATACGTAACCCAGGCGCTGCGCCACCGCCTGGCGGAAGCCGAAAAGTGGCACGCGCTGTCCGTGTCGACCGATTTTCCGACCTGATTTTTGTTCCTAAACTGGCCGGCGCCGGCCGGTGGTCCTGTTCTACTTTGCTCGTATGAAATCGTCCCGTCCGCCGCTGCATCATCTGCGCTCCATCTCGGCCCTGCACCAGACGCTGCAGGTACCCAAGCCCACGCACCCGCTCATCAGCGTGGTGGACCTGCGGGACATGCAGGCCCGCACCGAACAAACCATTTCCTACAGCTTCTATACCATTGCGTTCAAGAAGCTGACCGGGGGGCAGCTGCGCTACGGCCAGCAGCACTACGACTTCGACGAGGGCGTGCTGATTTTCACCGCCCCGCACCAGGCCGTGCGCCTGGAGTCGGAGGTGCCGGTGATGGTGGAAGGCTGCCTGGTGGTCGTGCACCCGGATTTTCTGCAGGGGTATCCCCTGGCCCGCAAAATCACGGAGTACGGCTTTTTCGGCTACGCGGTCAACGAGGCCCTGCACCTCTCGGCCGCCGAGCAGCGGCAGGTGCTGGACATGATGCAGCGCCTGGCCCAGGAGGTGGCCGCGCCCATCACGGCCTTCACCCAGGACCTGCTGGTGGCCCACCTCGACCTGCTGCTGACCTACTGCAACCAGTTTTACCACCGGCAGTTTCTCACGCGCCGGGCGGCCAATCACGACGTGGTGAGCCGTTTCGAGCAGCTGCTGGCCGAGTACGTGGCCGGCGACCAGCTCCCCAGCCGGGGGCTGCCCAGCATGCAGGAGCTGGCCGGGCAGCTGAACTTATCGGCCAACTACCTCAGCGACCTGCTGCGCACCCATACGGGCCTCACCGCCCGGCAGCACGTGCAGCAGAAACTACTCGACTACGCCAAACAGCTGCTCACCACCACCACCCTCTCGGTGGGGGAAGTGGCCTACCGCCTGGGCTTCGAGCATTCCCAGTCGTTCAGCAAGTTTTTCAAGCAGCACGCCGCCGTCTCACCCCTCCAGTACCGGCTGTCTGTTCACTAACCCCCGTGCATCTCCCTCCTTCATTCCATGGAAAACAAGACCGTTGATTTGATTTTTGCCTTCACCGTGCAGCCCGCCGACCAGGCGCGCTACGAGCAGGCGCTGGCCCAGCAGCTGGCCATCACCCAAACCGAGCCGCACGTGCTCAGCTACGAGATTTTCCGCCAGGCCGAGGGCAGCTACTGCCAGCACGAGCGCTACGCCGACGAGGCGGCCATCCGGCTGCACATGCAGAACACGGCCGTCCCGCTGAAAATCTGGGGCGAAGTCACCACCATCACCCACATGACGGCGCTGGGCCCGCTGAGCGACGAGTTCAAGCAGGAATTCGGGATGGACAGCTACCTGCCCTACGCGGCCGTTACGCGCTGATAGGCACTCTTCTTCCGGGAACAGCCTAAGGTGATTTCCCTCCCCGCTATCAGTAAAAAGGACGTGGTTGGAAGCCACTTCCTTAGCTGATGTACCAAAAAAAGTCAGCACAAGTAAGCCGGACTCATCCGGTCTGCTTGTGCTGACTTTTGTCGAATACTTCGGGTCAGCTCCACTCGTGGCAACGCCTGTCCAACGCCGGCTAGCCCAAGGTCGAAGCTCAAAAGAGCAGCGCCACCTTTCCCTGCGTTTGGCGGGCTTCCAGCTCGCGCTGCGCGGTCCGGACTTCCGCAATCGGGTAAGTCTGGACGGGGAGCTGCAGCGTACCGGCCCGAAAGTACCCCAGCAGCTCCTCGGTGTATTCCCCGAATCGGGCCATTTCGGCAAACACCGTGTAGCCCCGCACCAGCTGCCGCTGCCCGATAAGCTGCTGGGCGTCCAGCCGGGTAGGCTCGCCGCTGGCCGCGCCGTACACCACGGCGGTGCCGCCGGCGCCCAGGGCCAGCAGGGCCTCGGCCCCCACACGGCCG
Proteins encoded in this region:
- a CDS encoding SDR family NAD(P)-dependent oxidoreductase, with protein sequence MDTHANNPQVWFITGASKGFGLELVKQLLAQGNQVAATSRNVDELRAAVGSYSANFLPLAVELTAEIGVAQAIAATVQQFGRIDVVVNNAGYGQLGSLEEVTDTEARENFDVNVFGTLNVIRQAMPQLRRQQQGHIFNFSSIAGIQGGFPGWGVYCATKFAVEGLSEALAAEVAPLGVKVTVVAPGYFRTNFLQSGSLKLAADKLPAYQIVRDNEAYHDQVREANSQLGDPAKGAAALIRIAAEPNPPLHLLLGADAYGLAEAKIKSLQADMATWQALSHATAAEPVHA
- a CDS encoding helix-turn-helix domain-containing protein; translated protein: MSKPESLPDFYRHHFKDLAAPRPSERGLVNVFRLEDVLAPSAEPVQYSRRDFYKITLIRGRNAYHYADKSLEITGPTLLFFNPQVPYTWQPLSDDTTGFFCIFREEFFHGWGNPTLIELPLFQPGSTPAYPLTAAQDEAVSALYAKMLAELDSDYPLKYELLRNYASELIHYALKLRPSEARYQHPDARSRLAAVFLELLERQFPIESPSRRFALRSASDFARDLAVHVNHLNRCVRDTTGKTTTAHIAERLAAEARALLRHTDWNIAEVGYSLGFDEPANFNYFFKKQTGLVPSAFRRV
- a CDS encoding inositol monophosphatase family protein yields the protein MSSPLNVTAVLTAVRQAGDLFVQGYKQTPIPQDYATLLSHLQQQNDQALASLQQQLAADFPDTPWLEGDEFDSQGQKQPLDQPEYWLYDALDGAVQYLQHLPGWTLNVALVRQGRPQLAVIYAPLERELFWAQEGGGAFLNGVPLHPSTKTDPRHMVAVVNYGHQDEAYPTPDLNRKTGAAVTRLLDTFGVVRNYGPHGLQLAQVGAGRLDLFYQEGLDTYNWLAGVLIAREAGATVLNLAGQPWQWGDAGLLVAAPSAAERFLAPR
- a CDS encoding oxidoreductase — its product is MNKVWLITGANRGIGAEIARAALAAGDYVVAASRHPETAADTFGHHPHLTALHLDVTREADAARAVQQVIDQHGRLDVVVNNAGYPLLGALETTTDAEVRRQFDTNVFGLLHVTRAVLPQLRKQRAGHIINISSMQGVIGAPASSSYSASKFAVEGLSESLQQEVAPLGIKVTLVEPGTFRTELLSDKSLHKAQDVLPDYAPTVGQTLSYVDQLSGQQPGDPQRLAAAIVQLTNEAEPPLRLLAGSDAVQYVTQALRHRLAEAEKWHALSVSTDFPT
- a CDS encoding alpha/beta fold hydrolase yields the protein MAVDLPGMGNDDATPVADTRTVARFLKALCDQLGLGPLHLVGHGVGAWVAVTFGLG
- a CDS encoding NAD(P)-dependent oxidoreductase, translated to MQITILGATAGVGLQAVQQALAGGHTVTALARTTASLPDHPRLRKLNGSATVVADVRQAIAGADAVLITIGTKNKKATTLYSDAARALLAATADTHFTAPVLAITGFGIGPSAPYLNWLMRLVVKGLLRKQSADKEIMEQLLAHSALNWEIVQPGILSDGPPTHSYRVLTDLHPGMKVGKIARADVAHFLLQEAARPRRLRQRTVLTS
- a CDS encoding antibiotic biosynthesis monooxygenase family protein, yielding MENKTVDLIFAFTVQPADQARYEQALAQQLAITQTEPHVLSYEIFRQAEGSYCQHERYADEAAIRLHMQNTAVPLKIWGEVTTITHMTALGPLSDEFKQEFGMDSYLPYAAVTR
- a CDS encoding exopolysaccharide biosynthesis polyprenyl glycosylphosphotransferase, producing MERYRHYTDASRVTLLLVDVLLIFGAFRLAGRITLGHWSFSGYYPFFFIIFGLLWWILSGQYANIYRVDRLITYPEKLVHLIRTFLLHAALVLLVVAAGGVHWPPVEYLFSVYSLAMVGVVSGRFLLTFLYRSYHRHFARANSRFVIIGAGDSGQELYRFLASHDPIGNEFMGFFSDEALPAEFQGLVRGRLADLKAYCLREQINDIYFALPLDRRHLIEDLSRFADDNFLSFRIVPDFRGTMRKDVNVYFYDHLPILTIRHEPLGMRTNQVVKRVFDIVFSGLVICTIFPVIMPILALLIKLDSPGPVFFRQMRPGKRNQLFPCYKLRTMQASHGRPELQATKHDVRVTRVGQYLRKYNLDELPQFFNVLLGHMSVVGPRPNMVSQLEEYSKHIRTYHMRHAVTPGITGYAQVNGYRGETREAGTMEKRVEYDLKYVENWSFGMDMKIIGQTVWNMVRGEKNAY
- a CDS encoding helix-turn-helix domain-containing protein, translating into MKAAPRTIQQFELSPLATRGVLVRAIEDPAERQPEHPVAMPHRDAHYLLLLATAGTFTLSLDFEAFPGTGPALAVVFPGQVHEFRAQPGLRGWMLSFDPTLLEADLQQALEEGLRGPRQLERDSAFYAQATALLALLTSVQQTEAANAHAARAVQALLAALLSLLAGLVQPAEPARPGRQPRGPWLARAFRQLLRQHYQHWKQPARYAAELAVSVAHLNDTVKEQTGVSVSGHIQQQSILEAKRLLCFTDSSIKEVGYAAGYEEPVYFSRLFRKVAGCTPLAFRQKFRE
- a CDS encoding helix-turn-helix domain-containing protein — encoded protein: MKSSRPPLHHLRSISALHQTLQVPKPTHPLISVVDLRDMQARTEQTISYSFYTIAFKKLTGGQLRYGQQHYDFDEGVLIFTAPHQAVRLESEVPVMVEGCLVVVHPDFLQGYPLARKITEYGFFGYAVNEALHLSAAEQRQVLDMMQRLAQEVAAPITAFTQDLLVAHLDLLLTYCNQFYHRQFLTRRAANHDVVSRFEQLLAEYVAGDQLPSRGLPSMQELAGQLNLSANYLSDLLRTHTGLTARQHVQQKLLDYAKQLLTTTTLSVGEVAYRLGFEHSQSFSKFFKQHAAVSPLQYRLSVH